One Pristiophorus japonicus isolate sPriJap1 chromosome 19, sPriJap1.hap1, whole genome shotgun sequence genomic window carries:
- the LOC139230657 gene encoding tumor necrosis factor-like, protein MSASMINESMLLAAEMGGELVKKQTDAKSRSLCWALCAITVLSLVTYASYLFLAQLRVLPSNQVCGLILERRSRKQRWSEKLSRDRMREIYLLKLVSVRPLSVTSPGVSVGACVLHWRLDQTKRPTFPVSELPRVLNVVGKAPKRIALHLTASPKTQEKMKVIWQNMGDLSNGVEFRDNALVIKTPGQYFVYTQLVFYSGHCQGNTIFLSHELTKLSSSDRLKTLLLSSLKSACHYGQHGDPWFKTIYQGAVFELAAGDQIFSQVSRNSVYYVDSKAGSSYFGLFAL, encoded by the exons ATGTCTGCAAGCATGATTAATGAAAGCATGCTGTTAGCTGCTGAGATGGGAGGAGAGCTTGTCAAGAAGCAGACTGATGCTAAGAGCCGCAGCCTCTGCTGGGCTCTCTGTGCGATCACTGTCCTCAGCTTGGTGACCTATGCTTCATATCTGTTTCTCGCTCAACTCAGAGTTTTACCATCAAACCAGGTGTGTGGACTTATCTTAGAAAGGAGGTCTAG AAAGCAGCGCTGGTCAGAGAAGCTATCCAGGGACAGGATGCGGGAGATCTACCTCTTAAAGCTGGTGAGTGTTCGCCCTCTCTCGGTCACTTCACCTGGCGTCAGTGTTGGTGCGTGTGTGTTACATTGGCGACTCGATCAGACTAAGCGTCCGACTTTTCCCGTTTCAGAACTGCCTCGAGTCCTGAATGTGGTGGGGAAAGCCCCGAAGAGGATCGCACTCCATCTGACAG CTTCGCCAAAGACGCAAGAAAAGATGAAAGTGATCTGGCAGAACATGGGAGATCTCTCTAATGGTGTGGAGTTCCGGGACAACGCTCTTGTCATCAAGACCCCCGGTCAGTACTTTGTTTACACCCAGTTGGTCTTCTACAGTGGACACTGCCAGGGCAACACCATCTTCCTGAGCCACGAACTCACCAAGCTTTCGTCCTCCGACAGACTCAAGACGCTGCTGCTCAGTTCGCTGAAGTCTGCCTGCCATTATGGCCAACACGGAGACCCCTGGTTCAAGACCATCTACCAGGGGGCTGTCTTCGAGCTGGCGGCGGGAGATCAGATCTTCTCCCAGGTGAGCAGGAACTCAGTGTATTACGTCGACTCCAAAGCAGGAAGTAGCTACTTTGGGTTATTTGCCCTGTGA